The Pseudomonadota bacterium genome has a segment encoding these proteins:
- a CDS encoding redox-sensing transcriptional repressor Rex yields MAKYPKIPGATVRRLSNYLKCLEDLQTKNEKVASSALLATICNVNAAQVRKDFAYFGEFGIRGMGYNIKELEHHIKEILGVNREWRIAVIGIGNMGSALLVYKDFLKQNYRIVAAFDIDPVKVIGQISEKMGKPVEILHMERLKEVIETRKVEIGIITAPPQEAQKVADLLVDAKIKGILNFSPAPVRAAEPVKVRNIFFTSALDNLVYYLTN; encoded by the coding sequence ATGGCTAAATACCCTAAGATCCCTGGGGCTACAGTAAGACGTTTATCAAACTACTTGAAATGCCTTGAAGATCTTCAAACAAAAAATGAAAAAGTAGCATCAAGTGCGCTTCTGGCCACAATATGCAACGTTAATGCTGCTCAGGTAAGAAAAGATTTTGCATATTTCGGCGAATTTGGCATTAGAGGCATGGGTTACAACATTAAAGAGCTCGAGCATCACATAAAAGAAATACTTGGTGTGAACAGAGAATGGAGGATTGCCGTTATCGGTATTGGGAACATGGGAAGTGCCCTTCTTGTATATAAAGATTTTTTAAAACAGAATTATAGAATAGTGGCTGCATTTGATATAGACCCTGTTAAAGTTATTGGGCAGATATCGGAAAAGATGGGAAAGCCTGTAGAAATTCTTCATATGGAAAGATTAAAGGAAGTAATAGAAACAAGAAAAGTTGAAATAGGCATTATAACAGCGCCCCCTCAGGAAGCGCAGAAAGTCGCGGATCTCCTTGTTGATGCAAAAATAAAGGGAATTTTAAACTTTTCGCCTGCACCGGTCAGAGCCGCAGAACCTGTTAAAGTGAGAAATATTTTCTTTACATCTGCTCTTGACAATCTTGTATACTACCTAACCAACTAA